In a genomic window of uncultured Flavobacterium sp.:
- a CDS encoding AraC family transcriptional regulator: MTTDIIELNDFIVLIEQSNTSKTFVQKCAIDGDAVGFAFYGSGNVELEIKHNNQTKYLTNTTGLAICFFGNQKVEFSHKIEPDKPLQSISIFTKSKKLHSLPQAEKEIFEKHLPELLNPKEHFVKGPSFYMTLDMQLAVQKIFNTTYTGNTRLLFLKSQINELLAHFYALLTTGTKIDFSETDKNKLYKAKEIVTNSYSKPPSITQLSQMVGLNSNKLKKNFKELFGIPVFKYVQEERLHKAYELLRESERTVQESAWEVGYESLSSFSNAFHKKFGMRPNEVRQQFLSNKS; this comes from the coding sequence ATGACAACAGATATCATAGAATTAAATGACTTTATTGTTTTAATCGAACAATCGAATACTTCTAAAACTTTTGTTCAGAAGTGTGCAATTGATGGCGATGCCGTTGGTTTTGCTTTTTACGGATCTGGAAATGTCGAATTGGAAATAAAACATAACAATCAAACCAAGTATTTGACGAACACAACAGGTTTGGCAATTTGTTTTTTTGGAAATCAAAAAGTAGAATTTTCACACAAGATAGAACCCGATAAACCGCTGCAATCAATCAGTATTTTTACGAAATCAAAAAAACTGCATTCTTTGCCTCAGGCCGAAAAAGAAATTTTTGAAAAACATCTTCCTGAATTACTAAATCCGAAAGAGCATTTTGTAAAAGGTCCTTCATTTTATATGACGCTGGATATGCAATTGGCAGTTCAAAAAATTTTCAATACCACTTATACAGGCAATACGAGATTATTATTTTTGAAAAGTCAAATCAATGAATTATTGGCACATTTTTATGCGCTTTTAACCACAGGAACCAAAATTGATTTCTCGGAAACGGACAAAAACAAGCTTTATAAAGCCAAAGAAATTGTCACTAATAGTTATTCGAAACCGCCTTCGATTACGCAATTATCTCAAATGGTAGGTTTGAATAGTAACAAACTCAAAAAGAACTTCAAAGAACTATTTGGTATTCCGGTTTTTAAATATGTTCAGGAAGAACGACTTCATAAAGCTTATGAATTACTCCGCGAAAGCGAAAGAACCGTACAAGAATCAGCTTGGGAAGTTGGTTACGAAAGTTTAAGTTCATTTTCGAATGCTTTTCATAAAAAATTTGGGATGCGTCCAAATGAAGTTCGACAACAATTCCTTTCAAACAAATCATAA
- a CDS encoding NmrA family transcriptional regulator, whose protein sequence is MNKQKILVLGCNGKTGRRVVEKLEQVPNIEIRLGSRNEKIPFDWEKPETWEAVLQDIDSVYITFQPDLAIPSAEDSIENFTRLATKSGVQKIVLLSGRGEKEAQICEEIVKQNAKNWTIVQASWFNQNFSESFFLDPILAGIVALPRAEALEPFIDADDIAEVVTAALLDDKHNGQTYELTGPRLLTFKEVINEIAEVSGRNITFQPLALEEYTQMLKEYQVPEDHIWLINYLFEQVLDGRNSSITSDIEKVLGRKAKDFTAYAKETAQTGIWNS, encoded by the coding sequence ATGAACAAACAGAAAATTTTAGTCTTGGGTTGCAACGGGAAAACTGGACGCAGAGTAGTCGAAAAATTAGAGCAAGTTCCTAATATCGAAATTCGTTTAGGTTCGCGAAATGAGAAAATCCCTTTTGATTGGGAAAAACCAGAAACCTGGGAAGCCGTTCTACAAGATATTGATTCGGTTTATATTACTTTTCAGCCAGATTTGGCAATTCCTTCAGCCGAAGATTCAATTGAGAATTTTACTCGTCTTGCCACAAAATCAGGTGTTCAGAAAATTGTTCTACTTTCTGGAAGAGGTGAAAAAGAAGCGCAGATTTGCGAAGAAATTGTAAAACAAAATGCCAAAAACTGGACGATTGTTCAGGCAAGTTGGTTTAACCAAAACTTTAGCGAAAGCTTTTTCTTAGATCCAATTTTAGCCGGAATCGTAGCATTGCCAAGAGCAGAAGCATTAGAACCATTTATAGATGCCGATGATATTGCTGAGGTTGTTACAGCAGCACTTTTAGACGATAAACACAACGGTCAGACTTATGAATTAACCGGTCCGAGATTATTAACTTTTAAAGAAGTTATTAATGAAATTGCTGAGGTTAGCGGTCGAAACATTACTTTTCAGCCTTTAGCTTTAGAAGAATACACACAAATGCTAAAAGAATATCAAGTTCCCGAAGATCATATTTGGTTAATAAATTACCTTTTCGAACAAGTATTAGACGGACGAAATTCAAGCATAACGTCTGACATCGAAAAAGTTTTAGGCAGGAAAGCAAAAGATTTTACCGCTTACGCGAAAGAAACAGCCCAAACCGGAATCTGGAATTCTTGA
- a CDS encoding murein L,D-transpeptidase catalytic domain family protein produces MKTLNLILFFTISFFGGIKEYNTNNLLTDTELERFNSQLIDVKTMIHSKSNYNSKIAFFVDMKIKSGKNRFFVYDLENDKILDQGLVANGSGSETNVRGDLKFSNEPNSKSTSLGKYIIGKSYKGMFGKSYKLFGLEETNSNAIMRAIVLHPYSAVPEEEQDYYISNSKGCPMVSEKFFKRLEKIIDGSKTSIILNVYY; encoded by the coding sequence ATGAAAACATTGAATCTGATCTTATTTTTTACAATAAGTTTTTTTGGAGGAATAAAAGAATACAACACAAACAATTTACTTACAGATACTGAATTAGAAAGATTTAATAGTCAGTTAATCGATGTAAAAACAATGATTCATTCTAAAAGTAATTACAATTCTAAAATTGCTTTTTTTGTTGATATGAAAATTAAGTCCGGCAAAAACAGGTTTTTTGTTTACGATTTAGAAAATGATAAAATCCTGGATCAGGGACTTGTTGCTAACGGTTCTGGTTCTGAAACTAATGTTAGGGGTGATTTGAAATTTAGCAACGAACCCAATTCAAAAAGTACTTCGCTAGGCAAATATATTATCGGAAAATCATACAAAGGGATGTTTGGCAAATCGTATAAATTGTTCGGTTTGGAAGAAACAAATAGTAATGCAATTATGAGGGCAATCGTTTTGCATCCTTACTCAGCGGTTCCGGAAGAAGAACAGGATTATTATATTTCGAATAGTAAAGGATGTCCAATGGTAAGTGAAAAATTCTTTAAAAGACTCGAGAAAATAATTGATGGTTCTAAAACGAGTATAATTTTGAATGTTTATTATTAG
- a CDS encoding MFS transporter has translation MEKISGDSPAFTSHQKIIIAILALLQFTVILDFMVISPLGDILMKTLNMTTANFGFAVSAYAFSAGISGLMAAGFADKFDRKKLLIFFYTGFIIGTVFCALSTSYTTLLAARIVTGLFGGVIGSVSLAIVTDLFVIHQRGRVMGFIQMAFATSQILGIPVGLYFANNWGWHSAFIMIAVLGALILIAIITQMEPITKHLEVQSDKSPFLHLWHTLSNKRYQVGFASIAFLSVGGFMLQPFGSAFLVNNIHISQLELPMVFFFTGLSVLFIMPLVGKLSDKVSKFKLFAAGSILSIIMILIYTNLTPIPLWEIVVINMILFMGIMSRMIPATTLNTAIPGLEDRGAYMSISSSLQQIAGGIAAVCAGFIVHQETKTSPLENYDILGYVIAVITLLTVFLIWRVNQLVKTKDHDIKE, from the coding sequence ATGGAAAAAATTTCTGGGGACAGCCCCGCTTTTACTTCACACCAAAAAATCATTATAGCAATATTAGCACTTTTGCAATTTACAGTTATACTTGATTTTATGGTCATTTCTCCGCTTGGAGATATCTTAATGAAAACCCTGAATATGACGACCGCAAACTTTGGTTTTGCCGTTTCTGCATATGCTTTTAGCGCCGGAATTTCGGGATTAATGGCAGCGGGTTTTGCTGATAAATTTGACAGAAAAAAACTTTTAATCTTCTTCTATACCGGATTCATCATTGGTACCGTTTTCTGCGCCCTTTCGACAAGTTATACAACGTTGCTTGCGGCAAGAATCGTTACCGGACTTTTTGGTGGTGTAATAGGTTCTGTGTCTTTGGCTATCGTAACAGATTTATTCGTTATTCATCAAAGAGGACGCGTTATGGGATTCATACAAATGGCTTTTGCTACAAGTCAGATTTTAGGAATTCCGGTTGGTTTATATTTTGCTAACAATTGGGGATGGCATTCAGCATTTATTATGATTGCCGTTTTGGGAGCTTTAATTCTTATTGCAATTATCACGCAAATGGAGCCAATCACGAAGCATTTAGAAGTGCAATCAGACAAAAGTCCGTTTTTGCATCTTTGGCATACTTTGAGCAATAAACGTTATCAGGTTGGTTTTGCATCGATTGCTTTTCTTTCTGTTGGAGGTTTTATGTTACAGCCTTTCGGGAGCGCATTTTTAGTGAATAATATTCATATTAGCCAACTCGAATTACCAATGGTATTTTTCTTTACGGGACTTTCGGTACTGTTTATAATGCCTTTGGTTGGAAAATTAAGTGATAAAGTAAGCAAGTTCAAATTGTTTGCAGCAGGTTCAATACTTTCGATCATTATGATTTTGATTTATACGAACTTAACTCCAATTCCACTATGGGAAATCGTAGTAATCAATATGATCTTATTTATGGGAATCATGAGTCGTATGATTCCTGCAACAACGCTTAATACGGCAATTCCGGGATTGGAAGATCGTGGCGCTTATATGTCAATATCTTCGTCTTTACAGCAAATTGCGGGCGGAATCGCAGCTGTTTGTGCCGGATTTATTGTACATCAGGAAACTAAAACTTCTCCTCTGGAAAACTATGATATTCTAGGATATGTAATTGCGGTAATTACACTTCTGACTGTATTTTTGATTTGGAGAGTAAATCAGTTAGTAAAAACTAAAGATCACGATATTAAAGAATAA
- a CDS encoding TetR/AcrR family transcriptional regulator, which yields MRVRDVDKEKLVIEMAIDQIVRDGFQGFSMNKLAKACSISVGTLYIYYKDKDDLIQKIGAIIALKFFTSTVKDFAPEMSFEEGLWRQWENRATFTMKYPKEVAFFEIIKHSPHSETILDSIKEFADFRKIMSEFIDNGLRKKEIVPMTFEAFWSVAYGPLYTLLNMHTEGKSMGGRPFKLTKEIMKEAFKSTIKGLKP from the coding sequence ATGAGAGTAAGAGATGTCGACAAAGAAAAATTGGTAATCGAAATGGCAATTGACCAAATTGTGCGTGACGGATTTCAAGGTTTCAGTATGAACAAGCTCGCGAAGGCGTGTTCTATTTCTGTTGGCACACTTTACATTTATTACAAAGACAAGGATGATTTGATTCAGAAAATAGGTGCCATTATCGCGCTGAAATTTTTTACCAGTACAGTAAAAGATTTTGCACCCGAAATGTCATTTGAGGAAGGTTTATGGAGACAGTGGGAAAACCGCGCCACCTTTACCATGAAATATCCGAAAGAAGTTGCATTTTTTGAGATCATAAAACATTCACCTCATTCAGAAACTATTCTGGATTCTATTAAAGAGTTTGCAGATTTTAGAAAGATTATGAGTGAGTTTATTGACAATGGACTTCGTAAAAAAGAAATTGTCCCAATGACATTTGAGGCTTTTTGGTCAGTGGCTTACGGACCTTTATACACATTGTTGAATATGCATACTGAGGGTAAGAGTATGGGAGGGAGACCATTCAAACTTACCAAAGAGATTATGAAAGAAGCTTTTAAGAGTACAATTAAAGGACTAAAACCATGA
- a CDS encoding glycosyltransferase yields the protein MKSETLTSEQFYTSNPDLSNEQALKSSIFRISNDNVAAKKVSERTKSKFGLFVLISTFALLFVGAYSVYHLQSDFDQFQIDRMNSSWGFPFLVVAGILFVFQTGVFLYNLYLYFNYKPIESVSDEMLPTCTVIVPAYNEGKLVWDTLLSLADSDFPAHKLEILAVDDGSKDDTWYWMQQAKIKLGDRLTIFQQPENKGKRHALHRGFELGMGEIFVTVDSDSIVKKDTLRNLVSPFVVDEKCGAVAGNVHVLNSKKAILPKMLNVSFVMSFEFMRSAESKLGSVLCTPGAAAAYRKTSVFACLDEWINQTFMGQPSDIGEDRAMTNMILKQGQHVVFQRNAYVLTNVPEEYTGLYKMFIRWSRSNVRENIAMAKYVFTDFRKESKFGARLLWFNQALKIVMAYPFMIFMFVFIAMHPLLFLSSTLLGILIVSSFPVLFYAKRYNLADSLWAYSYSVFYTFSLFWITPYAIVTANKRGWLTRGLV from the coding sequence ATGAAAAGTGAAACCTTAACATCAGAACAATTTTATACTTCAAATCCAGATCTTAGTAACGAACAAGCCTTAAAAAGTTCCATTTTTCGAATTAGTAATGACAATGTAGCAGCAAAAAAAGTAAGCGAGCGCACTAAAAGTAAGTTCGGATTATTTGTGTTGATAAGCACATTTGCCTTATTGTTTGTTGGAGCATATTCCGTATATCATTTACAATCCGACTTTGATCAGTTTCAAATCGACCGAATGAATTCTTCTTGGGGATTTCCGTTTTTAGTCGTTGCAGGAATATTGTTTGTTTTTCAAACGGGAGTATTTCTGTATAATTTATACTTGTATTTTAACTATAAACCAATCGAATCAGTTTCGGACGAAATGTTGCCAACTTGTACCGTAATCGTTCCTGCGTATAACGAAGGAAAACTGGTTTGGGATACTTTATTGAGTTTGGCCGACAGTGATTTTCCGGCACATAAACTAGAAATTTTAGCAGTTGACGACGGAAGTAAAGACGATACCTGGTACTGGATGCAACAAGCCAAAATAAAATTAGGCGATCGTTTGACGATTTTTCAACAACCTGAAAATAAAGGAAAACGTCACGCTCTTCATCGTGGATTCGAACTAGGAATGGGAGAAATTTTTGTAACGGTTGATAGTGATTCAATCGTGAAAAAAGATACGCTAAGAAATTTAGTAAGTCCGTTTGTGGTAGACGAAAAATGTGGTGCAGTTGCAGGAAATGTTCATGTTTTGAACAGTAAAAAAGCAATCTTACCGAAAATGCTTAACGTAAGTTTCGTAATGAGTTTTGAATTCATGCGTTCTGCGGAAAGTAAATTAGGTTCTGTACTTTGTACTCCTGGAGCAGCGGCAGCATATAGAAAAACTTCGGTTTTTGCTTGTCTTGACGAATGGATCAACCAAACTTTTATGGGACAACCGTCTGACATTGGCGAAGACCGAGCGATGACAAATATGATTTTGAAACAAGGTCAACATGTGGTATTTCAAAGAAATGCTTATGTATTGACAAACGTTCCTGAAGAATACACCGGATTATACAAAATGTTCATTAGATGGAGTAGAAGTAATGTTCGTGAGAATATTGCAATGGCTAAATATGTTTTTACAGATTTTAGAAAAGAATCTAAATTTGGAGCTCGTCTTTTATGGTTTAACCAAGCTTTAAAAATCGTTATGGCATATCCGTTTATGATTTTTATGTTTGTGTTTATCGCCATGCATCCCTTATTATTTTTAAGCTCAACATTATTAGGAATCTTAATTGTATCTAGTTTTCCGGTATTGTTTTATGCTAAAAGATACAATCTTGCAGATTCGCTTTGGGCATATTCTTATAGCGTTTTCTACACCTTCAGCTTATTCTGGATAACACCTTATGCCATCGTTACCGCCAATAAAAGAGGCTGGTTGACTCGTGGTTTAGTCTAA
- a CDS encoding virulence RhuM family protein: MNTGEILIYQNQEGNIKIDVLLEEETVWLTQAQLCNLFAKSKATVSEHIKNIFEEEELNENSVVRKFRTTASDGKNYQTNFYNLDVIISVGYRVKSLQGTQFRIWATQRLKEYIVKGFTLNDDRFKSGNTMNYFNELQQRIREIRISEKFFYQKIKDIYTTSIDYDAKDEKTVSFFKIVQNKFLWAISQNTAAELIYRRVDATLPLLGMQSFDKKEANAVLKTDVSIAKNYLNEDEIKLLGLLVEQYLAFAETMAQQQTPMYMKDWAERLDSILQLNGRELLSHAGKISHQMALDKSTQEFEKFKESRKTIEIEQSLKEIEADIKRLKK, translated from the coding sequence ATGAACACGGGAGAAATACTTATATATCAAAATCAGGAAGGCAATATTAAAATCGATGTACTTCTTGAAGAAGAAACAGTTTGGTTAACACAGGCACAACTTTGCAATCTTTTTGCAAAATCTAAAGCTACGGTCAGCGAGCATATAAAAAACATTTTTGAAGAAGAAGAATTGAATGAAAACTCAGTTGTTCGGAAATTCCGAACAACTGCATCTGATGGTAAAAACTATCAAACTAATTTTTACAATCTTGATGTCATAATTTCGGTAGGTTATAGAGTAAAATCACTTCAGGGAACGCAATTCCGTATTTGGGCAACCCAGCGATTAAAAGAATATATTGTAAAAGGCTTTACATTAAATGATGATCGTTTTAAGTCAGGCAATACCATGAATTACTTTAACGAATTGCAACAACGCATTCGTGAGATTCGAATATCTGAAAAATTTTTCTACCAAAAAATAAAAGACATTTACACCACAAGTATTGATTATGATGCAAAAGATGAAAAAACAGTTTCATTTTTCAAAATCGTACAAAACAAATTCCTTTGGGCAATTTCTCAAAACACAGCAGCTGAATTAATTTATCGCAGAGTTGATGCCACTTTACCATTGTTAGGAATGCAATCTTTTGATAAAAAAGAAGCAAATGCAGTTCTGAAAACAGATGTTAGTATTGCTAAAAATTATCTAAATGAAGATGAAATAAAACTTCTGGGATTATTGGTTGAACAATATTTAGCATTTGCGGAGACTATGGCACAACAACAAACCCCAATGTATATGAAAGATTGGGCAGAACGTCTTGACAGTATTTTGCAACTCAACGGAAGAGAATTATTGTCGCATGCAGGAAAAATTAGTCATCAAATGGCTCTGGATAAATCTACTCAAGAATTTGAAAAATTTAAAGAAAGTAGAAAAACAATAGAGATAGAACAAAGCTTAAAAGAAATTGAAGCAGATATTAAAAGATTGAAAAAATAA
- a CDS encoding type II CAAX endopeptidase family protein: MKKIISFYLKAFLTISFISIPFIFIAFEDLYAKTFSYKIWIATFCPQLIYIVYLFWKENLYDNFKNSFLSKGFGNQAILLTCLLPFIVYSFLVGFKLIKVYNYSNWDSEIIVYFLLIFLSASVEEILFRFIPYKVVVTDVSIKDIILVSLFFSLFHLFNPNVNVIGLVNVAIAGVFFSLIYLKSDSILLTSFIHAFWNFSIGCLLGSNVSGIKVISILGYIPEKPFFLSGGDFGFEGSIITSVIFIISCFFLYNLKPNQLFNKNINE; this comes from the coding sequence ATGAAAAAAATAATTAGCTTTTACCTTAAAGCCTTTTTAACAATATCTTTTATATCCATACCTTTTATTTTCATTGCTTTTGAAGATCTATATGCAAAAACTTTCAGTTATAAAATATGGATCGCTACGTTTTGTCCTCAACTTATTTATATTGTATATCTCTTTTGGAAAGAAAATTTATATGATAATTTTAAAAATAGCTTTTTATCTAAAGGCTTTGGTAATCAGGCAATTTTACTTACTTGTTTACTTCCGTTTATTGTATATTCTTTTCTTGTTGGATTTAAATTAATCAAAGTCTACAATTATAGTAATTGGGATAGTGAAATTATTGTTTATTTTCTTTTAATATTTCTTTCAGCATCAGTAGAGGAAATTCTTTTCAGATTTATTCCGTACAAAGTTGTGGTTACTGATGTTTCGATAAAAGATATAATCTTAGTTTCTTTATTTTTTAGTCTGTTTCATTTATTCAATCCAAATGTTAATGTAATAGGATTGGTTAATGTTGCTATTGCAGGTGTTTTTTTCAGCTTGATTTATTTAAAAAGTGATTCAATTCTATTGACAAGCTTCATACATGCATTTTGGAATTTTTCCATTGGGTGTTTATTAGGAAGTAATGTCAGCGGGATTAAGGTAATAAGCATCTTAGGATATATTCCTGAAAAGCCGTTCTTTTTAAGTGGAGGCGATTTTGGTTTTGAAGGATCTATTATAACCAGCGTAATTTTCATAATATCTTGTTTCTTTTTATATAATCTGAAACCAAATCAATTATTCAACAAGAATATTAATGAATGA
- a CDS encoding DUF262 domain-containing protein — MSSTTTPLIDLFGKKFTIPHYQRGYRWEKQEVTELLTDLWNFMNTSKNGEFYCLQPIVVQKIAENEFNVLDGQQRLTTLYLILVYLEERRFEDGYNQELFKLNYETRSKCEEFLLNRTFINTIDESNIDFQHICDSYKYIDQWFKNHAGAKGKLIPILLDNNDIGNKNVRVIWYEVEPQTNPIDVFIRLNVGKIPLTDAELIKALLLQSDKYLPSELTINKMKLFEIATEWDSIEYTLQEEDFWYFISNEENSKPTHIEFIFDAIANKILKEKKYFDSKPLKHATFLILSEYLQDLIINKKITRIDAVRDIWKMVIEYFEYYKQWFTNRKLYHYIGYLIEIKGSTIIDSLIKESKGRSKKSFETYLEDQIEDLIKITTKQKDASGDIIEVKLKDLRYENEDQKTNDKTLIINILFLHNVITTLKSEKEKAKFPFNLYKKTKKNEKWSLEHIHAQNSEYITKSHHQKSWLKDHIKSLTNTNEAQFDSIIKTMIIAQNNDNLDKEDFNKIVNSVYILINEKSGVNEKNIHGIDNLCLIDKNTNSQLNNSVFDVKREKIKKREVNGHYIPICSRNIFLKSYTDYPENNAYWTPQDRIGYLSSLEETYSYFVK; from the coding sequence ATGAGTAGTACAACAACACCATTAATAGATTTATTTGGCAAAAAATTCACTATCCCACATTATCAACGTGGATATAGATGGGAAAAACAAGAAGTAACCGAATTACTCACTGATCTTTGGAATTTTATGAACACATCAAAAAATGGAGAATTCTATTGTTTACAACCTATTGTCGTTCAAAAAATAGCAGAAAACGAGTTTAATGTTTTAGATGGACAACAACGATTAACAACATTATATTTAATACTTGTTTATTTAGAAGAAAGAAGGTTTGAAGATGGATACAATCAAGAACTTTTTAAACTAAATTATGAAACAAGAAGCAAATGTGAAGAGTTTTTACTAAATAGAACTTTTATCAACACAATTGATGAGTCAAATATCGACTTTCAGCATATATGTGATAGTTATAAATACATCGATCAATGGTTTAAGAACCATGCTGGAGCAAAAGGAAAATTAATTCCTATCCTTCTTGATAATAATGACATTGGAAATAAAAATGTTCGCGTTATTTGGTATGAAGTAGAACCGCAAACCAACCCTATTGATGTTTTTATTCGATTAAATGTTGGTAAAATTCCTTTAACAGATGCTGAATTAATAAAAGCATTATTATTACAAAGTGATAAATACCTCCCATCAGAATTGACAATAAATAAAATGAAATTGTTTGAAATTGCAACAGAATGGGATAGTATTGAATACACATTACAAGAAGAAGATTTTTGGTATTTTATAAGCAACGAGGAAAATTCGAAACCAACACATATTGAATTTATCTTTGATGCTATAGCCAATAAAATTTTGAAAGAGAAAAAATATTTTGATTCAAAACCTTTAAAACACGCCACTTTCTTAATTCTATCTGAGTACCTCCAAGATTTAATTATTAATAAAAAAATAACTAGAATTGATGCTGTTAGAGATATTTGGAAAATGGTAATTGAATATTTTGAATATTATAAACAATGGTTTACTAATAGAAAACTCTATCATTATATTGGTTATTTAATCGAAATAAAAGGCAGTACTATTATAGATAGTTTGATTAAGGAATCTAAAGGGCGAAGCAAAAAATCTTTTGAAACATATCTTGAAGATCAAATTGAAGACTTAATAAAAATTACTACAAAACAGAAAGATGCAAGTGGTGATATTATAGAGGTTAAACTAAAAGATTTACGTTATGAAAACGAAGATCAAAAAACGAACGATAAAACATTAATTATCAATATCTTGTTTTTACATAATGTAATAACCACATTAAAATCAGAGAAAGAAAAAGCAAAATTTCCTTTTAATCTTTACAAAAAAACTAAAAAAAATGAAAAATGGAGTTTAGAGCATATCCATGCGCAAAACTCCGAATATATTACAAAATCTCATCACCAAAAATCATGGCTTAAAGACCATATCAAATCATTAACTAATACTAATGAGGCACAATTTGACAGTATAATCAAAACAATGATTATTGCACAAAATAATGACAATTTAGATAAAGAAGATTTTAATAAAATTGTAAATTCTGTATATATTTTAATTAATGAAAAATCTGGGGTTAATGAAAAAAATATTCACGGAATAGATAATTTATGTCTAATCGATAAAAACACAAATAGTCAGTTAAACAATTCTGTTTTTGATGTAAAAAGAGAGAAAATCAAAAAGAGAGAAGTTAATGGTCATTATATTCCAATCTGTTCAAGAAATATATTCTTAAAATCATACACCGATTATCCTGAAAATAATGCTTATTGGACTCCTCAGGATCGAATAGGTTATTTAAGTAGTCTAGAAGAAACCTATAGTTATTTTGTAAAATAA